aatttttaataggCTACCtatttcatttaatttaatttttttagctTTTATACCTTCTCAATTGCAAAACTTTTAACATTGTATCCACCAATATACTTCAAAAAGAATAGTATATGTGACTGTtgcaagtgtttttttttttttgggggggggggaatgGTGGTGTATGATGCTCTCCCTTTATAGTATactcaatttcaaaagttttatgCCAGTGTTCATTTTTTAAACTCACTATTACTATCATTATTGGTAACTCAAAAATGTTCATGATGATTAGAAAGTATATGCTTGTTACTTGTCTCATTTATCAATTATTTTACATTAGATGTTGTATGTGATCTTACAAGATAGCACTAATATGGTCTGTTAGTATCTGTTACATACAACATACTGAACATCATACTCTATCACCTTTGATAAGTGATGAGGCCTGAGTGTGAAATCCATCAATTTGGCCCTTATTTATCTTGTGATAAATTGAAACTTAAGGAGAAAATCAGAGGATTTTCAAGCAGAACGCAATGATCTTGAGCACATAGACCATCAAGGAACTAGGGGTTCCTTACAAAATTGAAGTGATCAAGAAAGTCTGAAAAAAATTGAGTGGACGTAAACTAGATCGAAATTTTGTCTCTGAGTTCAGAAAGTTTAGTGCACAAGACTTGTTGACTAACTACTAGCATTGCACAACATAGAATGTGCAGGTTTATATTATAAATAGAAAGTTGAAATTTAAATTGACACTTTGTCTCTGAGTTCAGAAAATTTGTATGAATTTAGTAGCTTTGATGCAAAATAGTAGATGATCCAACCAGGTAATCTAGTAAACAGATTCAAGTTCTTGATTACGAACATCCACTCATTATCTGCATATATGCAGTTGTATGACATGCTTTCTGGTCAGTACTCTACAAAATAACTAATTACTATTGCTGCAAACTTGCAATAGATCAGAAATGCTTGGTAATTATGATATAAAACTTGACATTTCACAATATCTCCATTCCACTGATACAGGTCACATGAAATTTTAAACTTTTTAGCATTACCAGCTCAAATTTGTTTATCCTTGTTTTTTCTCTCTACAATCTCAATTCGTGAGAAtgtacaaattttttttggtccaaaactcttcctttatgcaatcatcatttttttttttgaataatcaagcattctttttagttattattgaaattttCTGCCCTTGAAAGTTTACATATGCAGTGGTATAAAGGTTACTAGCTAGCATTAGTTTTGCAAGAATATCTAGGAGAGAATGGATGAGAAAATCGTTGTTCTTATGAATTCTGTCTTTTCTCCATGACTTCTAAGACTGCTTTTCCATTGCAATGTAGGATGGTAAGATGATGAATCTTGAAGTCAAACGAAACAAGCCAATGAAGAACATTTTGCTGAAGTACTGTGACTACAAAAAATTCGAATATAGTGCTGTGAACTTCTTATACCTTGGACGCAGAGTCCTTGTGAGGAGTACCCCAGAGGAGGTAGTGGCTCTTAACATAGATTTAGTAACTATGGTAACATGGAAGAACAGATAGGAAACGCATTTTCATTGTGAAGCTCTTTACCTGGTAGTTTTTGacgttttttattttaaaattgcaGTTGCAAAatttctttgatttttgctctCTGTGTAGCTTGGCATGGAAGATGGAGATATTATTGAAGCTATGGTGCATGTAGATGGAGGAGGTGATGTTAAAGATATCTAAAAATGTAGCCTGCCTAGATCAAGAAAGAAACCAGGATTCTTTTCTGGAAAATTTGCATTTTGAGTTGTAAATAGGAGACTGGCTCAGGGTTCACCCAACAAATTTATTTAAATCTAGACCATTTCTGAATAATTCATCTTCAAGTCAAAAGCTCTTTTAGACTTattcttttgctttcttcttgTCTAGTTATGAGTTTACCTTGGTTTGAATCTTTGACAAGCTTTGTTTGTCTTCCGATATCAAAAACCTAGAATTTTTGCTGAAAATTTGGAGTAGTATGCTAAGTTTCTTCATGAAAATGAGACGGAAGTTTAGTTCTTTTCATCATGGACTTCTATTTGTTAGTAGCATTATCACATGAATTTTCTTGACTATATTTGTCAGGATATTTTGCTTGTTCAATAGATTTCAAGAGTGCTTTGActaattattttagtttttacttTCGTTAGAATGAAAACTGGGCAACTCATATAGTTCTTCACATGAATGTtgtgccattttttttttccgaaacgaTAAGAGAATTTCATCGCTTTAAGGAAAAAGATTACATGTATGAGCAACGGCTCGAGATAAACTATACAAGAAGTGTTCAAAGACACTGAGGAAACAGTCTTTCCTCATCAACAATAACGCCTAAGGCATCATCACTCAGTTTTTTGCTAACTATCATATTTTCTTCCCTACACAAGCCAAAGGAGCACATGCAAAACAATCTCTGTAGCTTAGAGATGTCTTCCAGCACTGTTGCCATTTTGCTGTCCGCAGGACTCTGCTGTATGATTTGTCTCCACAGCTCCTTGTTACAAAAGTTCAGCTTGACCTTGCTCCAATTGCGTTGCACAGCTTTGCACAAGACCAGCTTCAGTGCTAGTGCTTCATCTAGGAGTTTGTTTCCCAGACTTGTTTCTTTCAGCACCCACCCTACCATTCTATTACTTACATGTTCCCTGACTGTGACTccaattccaaaagtttgctgtCCTTTTTTCTTGGTTGTTGCCATCTCCGTAATCATAGCTCCCTCATTTGCATAGTCCTGGTCTTGTAATTCTTGCCTAGGGACTGTTTCTTCTGTGTTCTCTCTGTCTTTCGTGAGTTCTACCTACAGCTGTTCCAACCATTCCTTATGTGCTCTTCCTATTGTTCTTAATGGTGGACCTCTATCTGATTTATCGaattcccttttgtttctttcttttcacacCTGCCACAAGATATTTGCAGTCAAACCAATATGTTCCATCTCTTCTGGCCTATGCCTTGCTTCTGAGATTCTTAGCCACCAACGTTTGAAATCTCCCTGCTGATCCTTAGCTCCATCCCACTGAATAGGAGCTGCCTTCCATATGTTCACTGCATGAGGACAAGTCAGCAGGAGGTGTTCAACTGTTTCCTGTGCTGTTCCACATGTTGTGCATATAGGATCACCCATCCCCGTTCGTCTACTCACTGCTTCCCTCACTGGCAAAGCTCCTTGAATGCATTTCTAGATGAAAAATTTGATCTTGTGCTTAATGTTGAGCCTCCACAGTGTGTTCCACATCTGTACTACTTGTGGACTTCCTTCTACATAACTAGAGCTAGCTCCCTCAGGATTacacctttttccttttctgttttGCTTCATCAGAAATTTGTATCCTGAGTTAATCGTGTATAGCCCTCCCGCCTTTGGTTGCCAATAATAGCTGCCCTCCCTCTCTGATAGGCTCAAAGGGATAGCTAGAATTTTTTTTCGCATCATTTCTGTTGAAATTTCTGAAAATGATATTCCTGTTCCATCTATGATGACTTATTAGCTCATCCACCCTTTCCAGCTCACAATTGCTCAATCGACATGTAGTTGGCCTTCCTGTGGCTGTATCTGGAATCCACTTGTGTTCCCAGATGCTTGTACTACGACCATTCCCTATCCTCCTGATCAGTCCTTCATTGACCAAACTTTTTGTTCCCATTAATCCTTGCCAAATCCAGGATGCATTTTTGGTGGAGCTACATTGTAAGATGGAGTCCTTTGGAGAATATTTGGCTTTCAACACCTTACTAACCAACGGATTTGGTTTAGTAAGTAACCTCCACACTTTCTTTCCTAACAGAGCTTGATTAAACGCTTCAAAATCCTTGAAGCCTAGTCCTCCTGCACTTTTGTTCAATGCCATTCTTTCCCAAGAAATCCAGTGCATTTTGTTCCTGCCATTAGATTCTCCCCACCAAAAGTTGGCCATCAATGCACAAATATCTTTACATAATCTTCTTGGCAGCTTAAAGCAAGACATGACGTACGTAGGCATAGCCATTGCAACTGCCTTCAACATTACTTCTTTACCTGCTGGGCTCAAAAATCTGTTTTTCCAGTTCTGAAATCTTCTTCTTATATTATCCCTCACAAATCAAAAAATCTGATCTTTAGTTTCTTGAGACTACCATTGGGAGTCCCAAATATTTACCTTGCTTTGCCTCTACCATTCCTCCAAGAGCATGACAGACCTCTTCCTTCTGCTCACTGTCCATGTTTTTGCTAAAGAAAACTGTAGATTTGTCCAGATTGACCAATTGCCCAGAGGCGTTTTCATAGATTTTCAAAACTTCCATAATTTCCACAGCCTCTTTCTTATTAGCTTTACAAAAGATGATAGAATCGTCAGCAAAAAAAGAGGTGAGTTAGAATTGGTCCATGCCTATTTATTTTTAGACCTTGGATCCTGTTACTTTCCTCAGCTCTTCTTAGCAAGTTAG
This Coffea arabica cultivar ET-39 chromosome 3e, Coffea Arabica ET-39 HiFi, whole genome shotgun sequence DNA region includes the following protein-coding sequences:
- the LOC113736625 gene encoding small ubiquitin-related modifier 2 is translated as MARGDSSRKRPLETSYETCSGKILLKVLGQDGKMMNLEVKRNKPMKNILLKYCDYKKFEYSAVNFLYLGRRVLVRSTPEELGMEDGDIIEAMVHVDGGGDVKDI
- the LOC140038447 gene encoding uncharacterized protein, coding for MNDKLTKEVMENEIDDALFSMNPEKAPGQDGMTPMFFQKFWSSIKSDIIPAIKAFFHSGLMLKSINHTVISLIPKILHPTNLKNYRPISLCSVIYKIISKILANRLKSILDNCISKTQSAFIPDRQILDNVIIAHEYMHYLKNKRQGKDGYMAIKLDMAKAYDRVEWHFLLAMMEQMGFCSIWINWIHSCLKTVSYSFNCNGEVKANKKEAVEIMEVLKIYENASGQLVNLDKSTVFFSKNMDSEQKEEVCHALGGMVEAKQGKEVMLKAVAMAMPTYVMSCFKLPRRLCKDICALMANFWWGESNGRNKMHWISWERMALNKSAGGLGFKDFEAFNQALLGKKVWRLLTKPNPLVSKVLKAKYSPKDSILQCSSTKNASWIWQGLMGTKSLVNEGLIRRIGNGRSTSIWEHKWIPDTATGRPTTCRLSNCELERVDELISHHRWNRNIIFRNFNRNDAKKNSSYPFEPIREGGQLLLATKGGRAIHD